The Fundidesulfovibrio magnetotacticus genome includes a region encoding these proteins:
- a CDS encoding GGDEF domain-containing protein, giving the protein MHTVMKELPPPSVQALRQRPASAEQRRTLALLHSPHRERALELLRHGHSVSLMLFEIQDFTVFTKIYGLDAAETLARAAEKALRELADQSFPGMPFTLLDRLDADRFLLAVGCDREEAQALPRTASILRLGLRSRLKQASLDLTGQEAEVALGVGRLPSGLKRNLENAVHSAVGDAQRMARGGLDASGAMLLTEFRAILEEDSVRSLYQPIVDLRGGDIFAWEALSRGPAGSPFEQPSMLFGFAEENGLVFPLERACRRAALAGFGPRAGGRKLFLNVHPRTLVDPSFNPGETIRLLDELGLAPHDVVLEITERHSTKDFSLFHRTLDHYRGEGYKVAVDDVGTGYSGLWSIAEIRPDFIKLDMSLIRGIDANPVKRALIETFLTFSDKVGCKIVAEGIETASELSSLVSMGVHYGQGYFLARPASPRPEAGREALALIQERRRRGAGDLKCSSPIGLLVEEAPSFPAETRVSDLKRHFDQHPLTVSAAVVSGRRPVGLVTRHLLDRMLSTQYGQALYSNRPVSRIMDGQPLTVDWHTPVELVAQAAMTREGAKVYDHVVVTRDGKLSGLASVQKILDALAQVQMEMAKGASPLTGLPGNVAIERELETRVAGERPVSFVYADLDHFKAYNDAYGFKAGDEVILLTARILSWALRRHGEPGDFIGHVGGDDFVLCTTPERAERVCRAVVRCFGRLAPRCYGEAHRLAGGVPGRDREGREGIIPLVSVSLAVVDCLGRCTPEAVSQRAAEMKKYAKTQEGNVWVRDRRGPLSPCSPER; this is encoded by the coding sequence ATGCATACCGTCATGAAGGAGCTGCCCCCGCCCTCGGTACAGGCCCTGCGCCAGCGCCCGGCGAGCGCCGAGCAGCGCCGCACCCTGGCCCTGTTGCACAGCCCCCACCGGGAGCGGGCGCTGGAACTCCTGCGCCACGGACACTCCGTGAGCCTGATGCTCTTCGAGATCCAGGACTTCACCGTCTTCACCAAAATCTACGGCCTGGACGCCGCCGAGACCCTGGCCCGCGCCGCCGAGAAGGCCCTGCGCGAGCTGGCCGACCAGTCCTTCCCGGGCATGCCCTTCACCCTGCTGGACCGCCTGGACGCCGACCGCTTCCTCCTGGCCGTGGGCTGCGACCGCGAGGAGGCCCAGGCCCTGCCGCGCACGGCCTCCATCCTGCGCCTGGGCCTGCGCTCGCGGCTCAAACAGGCCTCCCTGGACCTCACCGGCCAGGAGGCCGAGGTGGCCCTCGGCGTGGGTCGCCTGCCCTCCGGACTCAAGCGGAACCTGGAGAACGCCGTGCACTCCGCCGTGGGCGACGCCCAGCGCATGGCCCGCGGCGGCCTGGACGCCTCCGGGGCCATGCTGCTCACCGAGTTCCGGGCCATCCTGGAAGAGGACTCCGTGCGCTCGCTCTACCAGCCCATCGTGGACCTGCGCGGCGGCGACATCTTCGCCTGGGAGGCCCTCTCGCGCGGCCCCGCCGGGAGCCCCTTCGAACAGCCCTCCATGCTCTTCGGCTTCGCGGAGGAGAACGGCCTGGTCTTCCCCCTGGAGCGCGCCTGCCGCCGCGCGGCCCTGGCCGGGTTCGGCCCCCGCGCCGGGGGGCGCAAGCTCTTCCTGAACGTGCACCCGCGCACCCTGGTGGACCCCTCCTTCAACCCCGGGGAGACCATCCGTCTCCTGGACGAGCTGGGCCTGGCCCCCCATGACGTGGTGCTGGAGATCACCGAACGCCACTCCACCAAGGACTTCTCCCTCTTCCACCGCACCCTGGACCACTACCGGGGAGAGGGCTACAAGGTGGCCGTGGACGACGTGGGCACGGGCTACTCCGGGCTGTGGTCCATCGCGGAGATCCGCCCGGACTTCATCAAACTGGACATGTCGCTCATCCGGGGCATCGACGCCAACCCCGTGAAGCGCGCGCTCATCGAGACGTTCCTCACCTTCTCGGACAAGGTGGGCTGCAAGATCGTGGCAGAGGGCATCGAGACGGCTTCGGAGCTCTCCAGCCTGGTCTCCATGGGCGTGCACTACGGCCAGGGCTACTTCCTGGCCCGCCCGGCCAGCCCCAGGCCCGAGGCCGGACGCGAGGCCCTGGCCCTGATCCAGGAGCGCAGGCGGCGCGGCGCGGGCGACCTGAAGTGTTCGAGCCCCATCGGCCTGCTGGTGGAGGAGGCCCCGAGCTTCCCGGCCGAAACCCGCGTGTCGGACCTCAAACGGCACTTCGACCAGCATCCCCTCACCGTCTCGGCCGCCGTGGTCTCGGGCAGGCGGCCCGTGGGCCTGGTGACGCGCCACCTCCTGGACCGGATGCTCTCCACCCAGTACGGCCAGGCCCTCTATTCCAACCGCCCCGTGAGCCGCATCATGGACGGCCAGCCCCTTACCGTGGACTGGCACACCCCCGTTGAACTGGTGGCCCAGGCCGCCATGACCCGCGAGGGCGCCAAGGTCTACGACCACGTGGTGGTCACGCGAGACGGCAAGCTTTCCGGCCTGGCCTCGGTGCAGAAGATCCTGGACGCCCTGGCCCAGGTGCAGATGGAGATGGCCAAGGGCGCAAGCCCCCTCACCGGGTTGCCCGGCAACGTGGCCATCGAGCGCGAGCTGGAAACCCGCGTGGCCGGCGAGCGCCCAGTGAGCTTCGTCTACGCCGACCTGGACCACTTCAAGGCCTACAACGACGCCTACGGCTTCAAGGCGGGCGACGAGGTGATCCTGCTCACGGCGCGCATTCTCTCCTGGGCCTTGCGCCGCCACGGCGAGCCCGGCGACTTCATCGGCCACGTGGGGGGCGACGACTTCGTGCTGTGCACCACCCCGGAGCGCGCCGAACGCGTCTGCCGCGCCGTGGTCCGCTGCTTCGGCAGGTTGGCCCCGCGCTGCTACGGCGAGGCCCACCGCCTGGCCGGGGGCGTGCCCGGGCGCGACCGCGAGGGCCGCGAGGGCATCATCCCCCTGGTCAGCGTTTCCCTGGCCGTGGTGGACTGCCTGGGGCGCTGCACGCCCGAGGCCGTGTCCCAGCGCGCGGCGGAGATGAAGAAGTACGCCAAGACCCAAGAGGGCAACGTGTGGGTGCGCGACCGGCGCGGCCCCCTGAGCCCCTGCTCGCCGGAGCGGTGA